From the genome of Naumannella halotolerans, one region includes:
- a CDS encoding NAD(P)H-quinone dehydrogenase: MTRVVIVGGGPGGYEAALVASQLGGEVTLVEEVALGGASVLTDAVPSKTLIATADVMDTIRTAETLGLRGREESPFDDVEVDLAAVNQRVRALAKAQSRDIAKQLSAAGVTVIAGRGRLDGPDAVVVSTEDDEFRLDADVVLISTGTHPRVLSSARPDGERILTWTQLYHLDELPERLIVVGSGVTGAEFASAYDALGSEVVLVSSRETVLPGEDNDAARVLQDVFEKRGMQVMAKSRAESVEREGDEVVVTLTDGRQVRGSHCLMAVGSIPNTDDMGLVEAGVELDEGGFIKVDRVSRTTAPGVYAAGDCTGVFMLASVAAMQGRKGMWHALGDAVEPLDLKKVSSNVFTSPEIATVGFTQRQLDAGELPAKSVTLALAGNPRAKMQAITDGFIKLFVLPLTGIIVGGVVVAPKASELIFPVALACSTRMTVDEFSSTFTVYPSLSGSIAEAARKMHRRDQVG, from the coding sequence GTGACTCGCGTGGTGATTGTCGGTGGAGGCCCGGGCGGATACGAGGCTGCGCTGGTGGCCAGCCAACTCGGCGGTGAGGTGACCTTGGTCGAGGAGGTTGCCCTGGGAGGCGCCTCGGTGCTGACCGATGCCGTGCCGTCGAAGACCCTGATCGCCACCGCCGATGTGATGGACACGATCCGGACCGCCGAGACCCTCGGCCTGCGCGGACGCGAGGAATCACCCTTCGACGATGTCGAGGTCGACCTGGCTGCGGTGAACCAGCGGGTACGCGCGCTGGCCAAGGCCCAGTCGCGCGACATCGCCAAGCAGCTCTCGGCCGCCGGGGTGACCGTGATCGCCGGACGAGGCCGGCTCGACGGACCGGATGCGGTGGTGGTCTCCACCGAGGACGACGAGTTCCGGCTCGACGCCGATGTGGTGCTGATCTCCACCGGTACGCATCCGCGGGTGCTGTCCTCGGCCCGTCCCGACGGGGAGCGGATCCTCACCTGGACCCAGCTGTACCACCTCGACGAGCTGCCCGAACGGCTGATCGTGGTCGGTTCCGGGGTCACCGGCGCCGAGTTCGCCAGCGCCTACGACGCGCTCGGTTCGGAGGTCGTACTGGTCTCCTCGCGGGAGACGGTGCTGCCGGGGGAGGACAACGACGCCGCCCGGGTGCTGCAGGACGTGTTCGAGAAGCGTGGCATGCAGGTGATGGCGAAATCCCGGGCCGAATCGGTCGAGCGCGAAGGCGACGAAGTGGTCGTCACCCTCACCGACGGCCGGCAGGTACGGGGCAGCCACTGCCTGATGGCGGTCGGGTCGATCCCGAACACCGATGACATGGGACTGGTCGAGGCCGGGGTGGAACTCGACGAGGGCGGATTCATCAAGGTGGACCGGGTTTCGCGTACCACCGCGCCCGGGGTGTATGCCGCCGGCGACTGCACCGGTGTCTTCATGCTCGCCTCGGTGGCTGCCATGCAGGGGCGCAAGGGGATGTGGCATGCGCTCGGCGATGCGGTCGAACCGCTGGACCTGAAGAAGGTCTCCTCCAATGTCTTCACCTCCCCCGAGATCGCGACGGTCGGCTTCACCCAGCGTCAGCTCGACGCCGGGGAACTGCCCGCGAAATCGGTCACCCTTGCCCTGGCCGGCAATCCACGGGCGAAGATGCAGGCGATCACCGACGGCTTCATCAAACTGTTCGTACTGCCACTGACCGGGATCATCGTCGGTGGGGTGGTGGTCGCACCGAAGGCCAGTGAGTTGATCTTCCCGGTCGCCCTGGCCTGTTCGACCCGGATGACCGTGGACGAGTTCTCCTCCACCTTCACCGTCTACCCCTCGTTGAGCGGTTCGATCGCCGAAGCCGCCCGGAAGATGCACCGTCGTGACCAGGTGGGTTGA
- a CDS encoding alpha/beta hydrolase, whose amino-acid sequence MKKALLLAASVVATSALIAPLSLTGAVAAPLEKTSSYIPPAIEWGECDSARLVNAGAECGMLEVPLDYDRPNARKIKIAVSRKLHTDDDYRGMIAVNPGGPGGSGLIYSVLGGSIPDGVGAKYDWYGFDPRGVGSSEPALSCDPDYAGAGYDRPNYVPEKAKDMKWWRQTTKQYAKDCKSADARALLPYLRTTDVAKDLDSLRKAEEQEKLNYYGFSYGTYLGQVYATLFPEQVGRFVWDGVLNADNAFYEANLDQERQFDENLDYYFQWLADYDDVYGLGSDWRKIKRGYYQQLDKLDKRAAADGKLGPDELNDVMLSAGYYVYGWTDIAEAYAALVHDGDGSLLLDQYGGPGDDNSFAAYNAVQCTDAPWPNWNTTKADAWAMHDEHPFMAWNNTWYNAPCLNWPAAANKQPFKVSGAKVDSPILMVAETYDAATVFSGALATRKKFPDSVLIEGVGGTTHSGSLSGIACTDDTIAAYLDTGELPDRKSGNRSDKQCDPVPAPVPATADAEVTAKAVAQRTGPAVEAEDAMPADLREGLRQAQANR is encoded by the coding sequence GTGAAGAAGGCATTGTTGCTCGCGGCATCGGTGGTGGCCACATCCGCCCTGATCGCCCCGCTCAGCTTGACCGGCGCCGTCGCGGCGCCGTTGGAGAAGACCAGTAGCTACATCCCGCCGGCCATCGAGTGGGGTGAGTGTGACAGCGCCCGGCTGGTCAATGCCGGCGCCGAATGCGGCATGTTGGAGGTCCCGCTGGACTACGACCGGCCGAACGCACGCAAGATCAAGATCGCGGTCAGTCGCAAACTGCACACCGATGACGACTACCGGGGAATGATCGCGGTCAACCCCGGCGGACCCGGTGGATCCGGCCTGATCTACTCCGTCCTCGGCGGTTCGATCCCCGACGGTGTCGGCGCGAAGTACGACTGGTACGGCTTCGACCCCCGCGGTGTGGGCAGCAGTGAGCCCGCGCTCAGTTGCGACCCGGACTATGCCGGCGCGGGCTATGACCGGCCGAACTACGTACCGGAGAAGGCCAAGGACATGAAGTGGTGGCGGCAGACCACCAAGCAGTACGCGAAGGACTGCAAGAGCGCCGACGCCCGGGCGCTGCTGCCGTACCTGCGGACCACCGACGTGGCCAAGGACCTGGACAGCCTGCGCAAGGCCGAGGAGCAGGAGAAGCTCAACTACTACGGCTTCTCCTACGGCACCTATCTCGGTCAGGTCTATGCCACCTTGTTCCCCGAGCAGGTCGGTCGCTTCGTCTGGGACGGGGTGCTGAATGCCGACAACGCCTTCTACGAGGCCAATCTGGACCAGGAACGGCAGTTCGACGAGAACCTGGACTACTACTTCCAGTGGCTGGCCGACTACGACGACGTGTACGGCCTGGGCAGCGATTGGCGCAAGATCAAACGGGGCTACTACCAGCAGCTGGACAAACTCGACAAGCGCGCGGCCGCCGACGGCAAACTCGGTCCCGATGAGCTGAACGACGTGATGCTCAGCGCCGGCTACTACGTCTACGGCTGGACCGACATCGCCGAGGCCTATGCGGCCCTGGTCCACGACGGCGACGGCTCCTTGTTGCTGGACCAGTACGGCGGGCCCGGGGACGACAACAGCTTCGCGGCCTACAACGCCGTGCAGTGCACCGATGCGCCGTGGCCGAACTGGAACACGACCAAGGCCGATGCCTGGGCGATGCATGACGAGCATCCCTTCATGGCCTGGAACAACACCTGGTACAACGCGCCCTGCCTGAACTGGCCGGCCGCTGCGAACAAGCAGCCGTTCAAGGTGAGCGGTGCGAAGGTGGACAGTCCGATCCTGATGGTGGCCGAGACCTACGACGCGGCGACGGTGTTCTCCGGTGCCCTGGCGACCCGGAAGAAGTTCCCGGACTCGGTCCTGATCGAGGGTGTCGGAGGCACCACCCACTCGGGTTCGTTGTCCGGCATCGCCTGCACCGACGACACGATCGCCGCCTACCTCGACACCGGTGAGCTGCCGGATCGCAAGTCGGGCAACCGCAGCGACAAGCAGTGCGACCCGGTTCCGGCGCCGGTGCCGGCGACCGCCGACGCCGAGGTCACGGCCAAGGCGGTGGCCCAACGCACCGGCCCGGCGGTCGAGGCGGAGGACGCGATGCCGGCCGACCTGCGCGAGGGACTCCGCCAGGCGCAGGCGAACCGCTGA
- a CDS encoding purine-nucleoside phosphorylase: protein MSTNLDDPAALAEAAARTIRREAGIGTLDLAMVLGSGWSAAADDLGTVVHTFELADLPGFSAPVVAGHGGQLRIVETPNRRIAGVFTGRTHFYEGRGAVPVVHGVRTAAAVGATAIVLTNGCGSLNPDWGPGTPVLIADHINLTGASPLAGATFIDLTDAYSRRLRELAREVDPALPEGVYVQFRGPQYETPAEVRMAKVLGGDLVGMSTALETIAAREAGMEVLGISLATNLAAGISPTPLDHAEVIEAGQAAAPKLRSLLRGLAERL, encoded by the coding sequence GTGAGCACGAACCTCGACGATCCTGCAGCCCTGGCCGAGGCGGCCGCCCGGACGATCCGCCGCGAGGCCGGCATCGGCACCCTCGACCTGGCGATGGTCCTCGGCTCCGGCTGGTCGGCCGCCGCCGACGATCTCGGCACGGTGGTGCACACCTTCGAGCTGGCCGATCTGCCCGGTTTCTCCGCACCGGTGGTCGCCGGTCACGGTGGGCAGTTGCGGATCGTCGAGACCCCGAACCGGCGAATCGCCGGGGTGTTCACCGGGCGTACCCACTTCTACGAGGGTCGCGGCGCGGTACCGGTCGTGCATGGGGTACGCACCGCCGCCGCTGTCGGCGCGACGGCGATCGTGCTGACCAACGGCTGCGGCAGCCTGAACCCGGACTGGGGTCCGGGGACACCGGTGCTGATCGCCGACCACATCAATCTGACCGGCGCCTCACCGCTGGCCGGGGCCACCTTCATCGACCTCACCGATGCCTACTCCCGGCGGTTGCGAGAGCTGGCCCGCGAGGTCGACCCGGCCCTGCCCGAGGGGGTCTATGTGCAGTTCCGCGGCCCGCAGTACGAGACTCCGGCCGAGGTACGGATGGCGAAGGTCCTCGGTGGTGACCTGGTCGGTATGTCGACTGCACTGGAGACGATCGCCGCCCGGGAGGCCGGGATGGAGGTGCTCGGGATCTCGCTGGCCACCAACCTCGCCGCCGGCATCTCGCCCACCCCGCTGGACCATGCCGAGGTGATCGAGGCCGGGCAGGCAGCTGCACCGAAACTCCGTTCGTTGTTGCGTGGTCTGGCGGAACGGCTGTGA
- a CDS encoding phospho-sugar mutase — protein MSTGDPLLDRARAWQAADPDPVTASELGALVAAAEAEDRTALAELADAFDGDLEFGTAGLRGRLGPGPNRMNRVVVGRAAAGLGAYLDRQGLGGGRVIIGFDARHNSEVFAADSAELLAGAGFEVLLAPGPVPTPVVAWGIGAADCVAGIVVTASHNPPVDNGYKVYLGDGSQIVPPADAEIAAQIAAVGDLADLPRSEDWAHWGPEILTGYIDRAAELGARAAGSSLRWVHTAMHGVGSAVVRQVVARAGIPAPIEVAAQAEPDPDFPTVSFPNPEEPGAIDLAIATAVRAAEADGEPVDLVVANDPDADRCAVAIPTADGWRMLTGNELGWLLAEDFLARGVQGAYACSIVSSILLSQMAADHGQRFVPTLTGFKWIGRVPGLAFGYEEAIGYCCDPQHVPDKDGITALSTILAIAAEAKAAGTSFGSRLDRLATRYGRHLTDQLSVRVEDLSIIAEAMSRLRAQPPSILCDRPVEVTDLLSGSDRLPPTDGVLLEGDGVRAVVRPSGTEPKLKAYLEVWSAPPAEGASGSAVDPELSVRLTRLRADMTTALGL, from the coding sequence GTGAGCACCGGCGACCCGCTGCTCGATCGTGCCCGGGCCTGGCAGGCCGCCGACCCGGATCCGGTCACCGCTTCCGAGCTCGGCGCTCTGGTCGCGGCGGCCGAAGCCGAGGATCGCACTGCCCTGGCCGAACTGGCCGATGCCTTCGACGGTGACCTGGAGTTCGGCACCGCCGGTCTGCGCGGTCGGCTGGGCCCGGGTCCCAACCGGATGAACCGGGTGGTGGTCGGCCGGGCGGCGGCAGGACTCGGCGCCTATCTCGATCGACAAGGTCTCGGCGGCGGGCGGGTGATCATCGGTTTCGACGCCCGGCACAACTCCGAGGTGTTCGCCGCAGACAGTGCCGAGCTGCTGGCTGGAGCCGGTTTCGAGGTGTTGCTGGCCCCGGGCCCGGTGCCCACTCCGGTGGTCGCCTGGGGCATCGGCGCCGCCGACTGTGTGGCCGGGATCGTGGTCACCGCCTCGCACAACCCGCCGGTCGACAACGGTTACAAGGTCTACCTGGGCGATGGTTCGCAGATCGTCCCGCCGGCCGATGCCGAGATCGCAGCCCAGATCGCGGCGGTCGGTGATCTTGCCGACCTGCCCCGCTCCGAGGACTGGGCCCATTGGGGTCCGGAGATCCTCACCGGTTACATCGACCGGGCAGCCGAGCTCGGCGCCCGGGCGGCCGGTTCTTCCCTGCGCTGGGTCCACACCGCGATGCACGGAGTGGGCTCGGCCGTGGTCCGCCAGGTGGTGGCGCGGGCCGGGATCCCGGCACCGATCGAGGTCGCCGCACAGGCCGAACCGGATCCCGACTTCCCCACCGTCAGCTTCCCCAATCCCGAGGAGCCCGGTGCCATCGACCTGGCGATCGCCACGGCGGTACGGGCGGCCGAGGCCGACGGAGAGCCGGTCGATCTGGTGGTCGCCAACGATCCCGATGCCGACCGTTGTGCGGTGGCGATTCCCACTGCCGACGGGTGGCGGATGCTCACCGGCAATGAACTCGGATGGCTGCTCGCCGAGGATTTCCTGGCCCGTGGGGTGCAGGGCGCCTATGCCTGTTCGATCGTCTCCAGCATTCTGCTGTCGCAGATGGCCGCTGATCATGGTCAGCGCTTCGTACCGACGCTGACGGGGTTCAAATGGATCGGCCGGGTGCCCGGTCTGGCCTTCGGGTACGAGGAGGCGATCGGTTACTGCTGCGATCCGCAGCACGTACCCGACAAGGACGGCATCACCGCCTTGTCGACGATCCTGGCCATCGCCGCCGAGGCGAAGGCGGCGGGTACCTCGTTCGGCAGCCGGCTGGACCGGTTGGCGACGCGGTACGGCCGGCATCTGACCGACCAGCTCTCGGTCCGGGTGGAGGATCTCTCGATCATCGCCGAGGCGATGTCACGGCTGCGGGCGCAGCCACCGTCGATCTTGTGCGATCGCCCGGTGGAGGTCACCGACCTGTTGTCCGGCAGTGATCGACTACCCCCGACCGACGGTGTACTGCTGGAGGGCGATGGGGTACGCGCGGTCGTCCGCCCCTCGGGTACCGAGCCGAAGCTGAAGGCCTACCTGGAGGTCTGGAGCGCGCCGCCGGCCGAGGGTGCGTCGGGATCAGCCGTCGACCCGGAGCTGTCGGTCCGACTGACCCGGTTGCGGGCGGACATGACGACCGCACTCGGGCTGTGA
- a CDS encoding uridine kinase family protein: MIVLVAGPSGSGKSRLARLSGATHLALDDFYFDLDHPGLPMITIGEEPIVDWDDSRSWNCEAAIVALQELVATGSATVPVYSISSSRRTGSKRIESNDSGVIVAEGVFAPEALAPMRTAGLQITPIWLDRPRTLNAIRRLVRDLAERRKPPHVLIRRGLSLWHAESRRKRCALEAGFRPLTMNRARRLLEAGRH; encoded by the coding sequence ATGATCGTCCTGGTGGCCGGCCCCTCGGGCAGCGGAAAATCGCGGCTGGCGAGGCTGTCCGGAGCAACCCATCTCGCGCTGGACGACTTCTACTTCGATCTGGATCATCCGGGGCTGCCGATGATCACCATCGGTGAGGAGCCGATCGTCGACTGGGACGACTCGCGGAGTTGGAACTGCGAGGCGGCCATCGTCGCCCTGCAGGAATTGGTGGCAACCGGGTCGGCCACGGTGCCGGTCTACTCGATCAGCAGCAGCCGCCGCACCGGCAGCAAGCGGATCGAGTCGAACGATTCGGGTGTGATCGTCGCCGAGGGGGTCTTCGCCCCCGAGGCATTGGCCCCGATGCGTACCGCCGGTCTGCAGATCACCCCGATCTGGCTGGACCGGCCGCGGACGCTGAACGCGATTCGCCGGCTCGTCCGTGATCTGGCCGAGCGACGCAAACCTCCGCATGTGCTGATCCGCCGCGGGCTCTCCCTGTGGCACGCGGAGAGCAGGCGGAAACGGTGCGCGCTCGAAGCCGGGTTCCGCCCGCTGACGATGAACCGGGCCCGCCGACTGCTCGAGGCTGGCCGCCACTGA
- a CDS encoding ABC transporter ATP-binding protein: protein MSAAHDRPTAVRVTHVSKTYSDGERPVTALADVGLDIGRGEFVSIIGPSGCGKSTLLRMAAGLERPDRGAVEVFGLGPAEAGEAKLLGLVPQRPALLPWLDVGSNIALPLRLNPAAARRRAELSTVPKSGDLDVTELLRAAGLAGTEKLLPHELSGGMQQRVAVVRAFALQPAVLLMDEPFSALDEFTRESLQGQLLSIWAEFSTTVIFVTHSVTEAVRLSDSVVVMAPGRIIDRIDIDLDHPRNGEQLQSARFHHYEDLLRSRLQSAWRESARGTEAPEAPR from the coding sequence GTGTCTGCCGCGCACGACCGGCCGACCGCTGTCCGGGTCACCCATGTGTCCAAGACCTACTCCGACGGTGAACGGCCGGTCACGGCGCTGGCCGACGTCGGCCTGGACATCGGACGCGGAGAGTTCGTCAGCATCATCGGCCCCAGTGGCTGCGGGAAGTCGACCCTGCTGCGCATGGCGGCGGGATTGGAACGACCCGACCGAGGTGCCGTCGAGGTTTTCGGTCTCGGTCCTGCCGAGGCCGGGGAGGCCAAGCTGCTCGGCCTCGTACCGCAGCGCCCCGCCCTGCTGCCCTGGCTGGACGTCGGGTCCAACATCGCGCTGCCACTGCGACTGAATCCGGCGGCGGCCCGCCGTCGAGCGGAGTTGTCCACGGTGCCGAAGTCCGGTGACCTCGACGTCACCGAGCTGCTGCGCGCAGCCGGTCTGGCCGGCACCGAGAAGCTCCTCCCCCACGAACTGTCCGGCGGGATGCAGCAGCGGGTCGCAGTGGTCCGGGCCTTCGCACTGCAACCGGCGGTGCTGCTGATGGACGAACCGTTCTCGGCCCTGGACGAGTTCACCCGCGAAAGCCTGCAGGGCCAGCTGCTGAGCATCTGGGCCGAGTTCTCCACCACGGTGATCTTCGTCACCCACTCGGTGACCGAAGCGGTACGGCTGTCGGATTCGGTGGTGGTGATGGCCCCGGGCAGGATCATCGACCGGATCGACATCGATCTGGACCACCCTCGCAACGGTGAACAGCTGCAGTCCGCCCGGTTCCACCACTACGAGGATCTGCTGCGTTCGCGACTGCAATCGGCATGGCGCGAGAGCGCCCGGGGCACCGAGGCGCCGGAGGCACCACGATGA
- a CDS encoding ABC transporter permease: MSHRLRRIWHPAMWGPLALLLIVLGLAWQWGSRTMPYLLPPLQRVAETLVEDWDFYLTNAAITLYEALLGLAIGTVVAMVAAIAISESRILRRAILPLAVILNVTPLVAIAPALVVAFGFGPAPKLIVTALIVFFPVLINVAAGLRSVPVEVMQFYTVIRASRTEVLVHLRLPTALPNLLTALKIVFPLSIIGAVVAEMSAPGAADGLGTVISVASSSNRLAVVWAAIGVLAVMGSLLLLFVTVIERWVLRWHRATVAGDV; encoded by the coding sequence ATGAGCCACCGGCTGCGCCGGATCTGGCATCCGGCGATGTGGGGTCCGCTGGCTCTGTTGCTGATCGTTCTCGGCCTGGCCTGGCAATGGGGATCGCGGACCATGCCGTACCTGCTGCCACCGTTGCAGCGGGTCGCGGAGACTCTGGTCGAGGACTGGGACTTCTATCTCACCAATGCCGCGATCACCTTGTACGAGGCGTTGCTCGGGTTGGCGATCGGTACGGTCGTGGCGATGGTCGCGGCGATCGCGATCAGTGAGTCCCGGATCCTCCGGCGCGCGATCCTGCCGCTGGCGGTGATCCTGAACGTGACCCCGCTGGTCGCGATCGCACCCGCACTGGTGGTCGCCTTCGGATTCGGTCCCGCCCCGAAGCTGATCGTCACCGCCTTGATCGTCTTCTTCCCGGTGTTGATCAACGTCGCCGCCGGTCTGCGTTCGGTGCCCGTGGAGGTGATGCAGTTCTACACCGTGATCCGTGCCTCTCGCACCGAGGTCCTCGTTCACCTCCGCCTGCCGACCGCGCTGCCGAACCTGCTGACGGCACTGAAGATCGTCTTCCCACTGTCGATCATCGGCGCCGTGGTCGCGGAGATGTCTGCCCCCGGTGCCGCCGACGGGCTCGGCACCGTGATCAGCGTGGCCAGTTCGTCGAATCGTCTCGCGGTTGTCTGGGCGGCCATCGGAGTGTTGGCGGTGATGGGATCATTGCTGCTGTTGTTCGTCACGGTGATCGAGCGGTGGGTGCTGCGGTGGCACCGGGCCACGGTGGCGGGAGATGTCTGA
- a CDS encoding ABC transporter substrate-binding protein — protein MSDRTEYQNVRRSLPKALVGALAAALILTGCTGGTQETDTGRGSAISAKRCAQNEAAGEITYLTGYQYQSSASILEVISAEALGYYDALCLDVTIEPGNGDTGTNAQVLAANTVQFSAVSQQDLLLFHDNGVQIRGISSYSDAGLEILMTMPQITELPQLDGTTLGHKGSMPTTVLAMLDSAGVDVDSLTQVTVGFDPSVLPRGQVQSLTGFLSNEPNQLAAAGTPPTVWRPYDYGVPSSLGALAVNPAFADANPSATEDFLRATFRAFDHCAVNAEECVGYAADVAEAGYDTEHNLSVWQSEVEVIRETAEGPLGEIDPSNIAAINQMLIDYGLVNTPLSDAEAEQLFDPSVVPTLYDDSGALIWPAP, from the coding sequence ATGTCTGATCGAACGGAGTACCAGAACGTGCGCAGGTCCCTTCCGAAGGCACTCGTGGGGGCTCTGGCCGCTGCCTTGATCCTGACCGGGTGCACCGGTGGGACGCAGGAGACCGACACCGGGCGCGGCAGCGCCATCTCCGCCAAACGGTGTGCGCAGAACGAGGCGGCCGGGGAGATCACCTACCTGACGGGGTACCAGTACCAGTCCTCGGCGTCGATCCTGGAAGTGATCTCGGCCGAGGCGCTGGGTTATTACGACGCCCTGTGCCTGGACGTGACCATCGAGCCGGGCAACGGTGACACCGGTACGAACGCGCAGGTGCTGGCGGCGAACACGGTCCAGTTCAGCGCCGTCAGCCAGCAGGACCTGTTGCTGTTCCACGACAACGGTGTGCAGATCCGCGGCATCTCCTCCTACTCCGATGCCGGCCTGGAGATCTTGATGACGATGCCGCAGATCACCGAGTTGCCGCAGCTGGACGGTACGACCTTGGGGCACAAGGGTTCGATGCCGACCACCGTGTTGGCGATGTTGGACAGTGCCGGGGTCGATGTGGACTCCCTGACCCAGGTCACGGTCGGATTCGACCCGAGTGTGCTGCCGCGCGGACAGGTGCAGTCGCTGACCGGGTTCTTGTCCAACGAGCCGAACCAGCTGGCTGCCGCGGGTACCCCGCCGACGGTCTGGCGTCCCTACGACTACGGTGTTCCCTCCTCCCTGGGCGCCCTGGCGGTGAATCCCGCTTTCGCCGATGCCAACCCGAGCGCCACCGAGGATTTCCTGCGGGCCACCTTCCGGGCCTTCGACCACTGCGCGGTGAATGCCGAGGAATGTGTCGGCTATGCCGCCGACGTGGCCGAGGCCGGTTACGACACCGAGCACAACCTGTCGGTCTGGCAGTCCGAGGTGGAGGTCATCCGGGAGACCGCCGAGGGTCCGCTCGGGGAGATCGATCCGAGCAACATCGCCGCCATCAACCAGATGTTGATCGACTACGGCCTGGTGAACACACCGCTCAGTGATGCCGAGGCCGAGCAACTGTTCGACCCGTCGGTGGTGCCGACGTTGTACGACGACTCCGGGGCCTTGATCTGGCCTGCTCCCTGA
- a CDS encoding PPOX class F420-dependent oxidoreductase, giving the protein MSETAAPDSFDPRQLLAETTLGILATIKASGMPQLSPVSQFYYRDTDTVEVSITADRAKGRNLARDPRAAIEVTGPDGYSWATAEGPVTLHGPAESADDPAVEALVDYYRKASGEHPDWDEYRQVMVDERRVLMVMQVARVYGRKLR; this is encoded by the coding sequence ATGAGTGAAACAGCCGCACCCGACTCCTTCGACCCCCGCCAACTCCTGGCCGAGACCACTTTGGGCATCCTCGCCACCATCAAGGCCAGCGGGATGCCGCAGTTGTCACCGGTGAGCCAGTTCTACTACCGCGACACCGACACCGTCGAGGTCTCGATCACCGCCGATCGGGCCAAGGGCCGCAACCTCGCCCGGGACCCGCGGGCAGCGATCGAGGTGACCGGTCCCGACGGCTACAGCTGGGCGACCGCGGAGGGTCCGGTGACCCTGCACGGCCCTGCCGAGTCCGCCGACGACCCCGCCGTCGAGGCGCTGGTGGACTACTACCGCAAGGCGTCGGGGGAGCATCCGGACTGGGACGAGTACCGGCAGGTGATGGTCGACGAACGTCGGGTACTGATGGTCATGCAGGTGGCACGGGTCTACGGCCGCAAGCTCCGCTGA